From Bifidobacterium sp. ESL0790, one genomic window encodes:
- a CDS encoding ATP-binding protein, producing MYRNATQQLLEWKRNPKRKPMLVYGARQTGKSYLIRHFGRDEFTDMAYFDLEANAAARSAFEGDLEPKTILRKLGQVQGKPIDPRNTLLVLDEIQASNRALASLKYLNESLPGAFVIAAGSLLGVAVKREGFSAPVGKVETMTLRPMSFDEFLLALGDEAMRDDIRTQYQLSEQYVRHDDALDRYWAYLICGGMPEAVAAYANDSHDFGAIRTIQRNILDLYVADMAKYASPTETARIREAWNSIPAQLAKENHKFQYKIVHSGGRASQYAFALDWLETAGLVERCVQISSGQLPLALHENRSAFKIYMADTGLLGAMAELPVETLLNPQLRSSLDLGAFTENYVAQTLATNGHTLRYWASKSDAEVDFVAMLGGPHDMRTATPIEVKSSDNVRSRSLNAYQAKYQPERAIRLSTKNFGKENQIESVPLYAAFCL from the coding sequence ATGTACCGCAACGCCACCCAGCAGCTTCTCGAATGGAAGCGGAACCCCAAGCGCAAGCCGATGCTCGTCTACGGCGCCCGCCAGACCGGCAAAAGCTATCTCATCCGCCATTTCGGACGCGACGAATTCACCGACATGGCCTATTTCGACCTCGAAGCCAACGCCGCCGCGCGCAGCGCCTTCGAAGGCGACCTCGAGCCGAAAACCATCCTGCGCAAACTTGGCCAGGTCCAAGGCAAGCCGATAGACCCGCGCAACACACTCCTGGTTCTCGACGAGATTCAAGCCTCGAACCGCGCGCTGGCCAGCCTGAAATATCTCAACGAAAGCCTGCCCGGAGCGTTCGTCATCGCGGCCGGTAGCCTACTGGGCGTCGCGGTCAAGCGCGAAGGCTTCTCCGCGCCCGTCGGCAAGGTTGAGACAATGACGTTGCGGCCGATGAGCTTCGACGAGTTCCTGCTGGCGCTCGGCGACGAAGCCATGCGTGATGATATACGGACTCAATACCAGCTATCCGAACAGTACGTGCGCCATGACGACGCGCTAGACCGGTATTGGGCTTACCTGATCTGCGGAGGCATGCCCGAGGCCGTCGCCGCCTACGCCAACGACAGCCATGATTTCGGCGCTATCCGCACCATACAGCGCAACATTCTCGACCTTTATGTGGCCGACATGGCCAAGTACGCCTCCCCCACCGAAACGGCACGAATCCGTGAGGCCTGGAACAGCATCCCCGCCCAATTGGCCAAGGAAAACCATAAATTCCAATACAAAATCGTCCATAGTGGCGGGCGGGCTAGCCAATACGCCTTCGCCCTCGACTGGCTTGAGACCGCCGGTCTGGTGGAGCGGTGCGTGCAGATCAGCTCGGGGCAACTCCCACTTGCCTTGCACGAGAACCGCTCGGCGTTCAAAATCTATATGGCCGACACCGGCCTGCTGGGTGCCATGGCCGAGCTGCCCGTCGAAACGCTCCTGAACCCGCAACTACGGAGCTCGCTCGACCTCGGCGCATTCACCGAAAACTACGTGGCGCAGACGCTGGCGACGAACGGCCACACGCTGCGCTACTGGGCCAGCAAAAGCGACGCCGAGGTTGATTTCGTCGCCATGCTTGGCGGCCCCCACGACATGCGGACCGCAACCCCAATCGAAGTGAAGTCGTCGGACAACGTACGCTCACGCAGCCTCAACGCCTACCAAGCCAAATACCAGCCAGAGCGCGCAATTCGCCTCTCCACGAAGAACTTCGGGAAAGAAAACCAGATCGAAAGTGTGCCACTCTACGCCGCTTTCTGTTTGTGA